TTTCCATACCATGTTGGAAAATCGGTGATCCACTCTAGCAAATCCTACCGACTTTTCTGATCGATCTTTCACATTCCGTCGTGGACGACCGTAATCTTTGCTACCCCAAGGGAAGATTTTTTCGCTTAAATTCTGCTTGGGTCTGGTAAAAAAATTATTCTGAAATGTAAATAACGCCCAGGCGATCGCCCCCCTAGAAACCTTAAGGGCCAGCAAAAAACACAAAATCCCTTGTCTTTGTACACCATTTATCCCATAATGGGTCACTCGATGGTGCTACACATTTTGTAACGTCTGCGGTAAAGTAAAGGCGCAACGACAACCGCACCGTTGGAGGTGTAACATCACCTTCCCCGAACAAGCCGATCAGTTTCCACCAAAAGCCCCCGGGGGGCAATAACCCTGAATGATCAGTTTTTTTACAGCACAATCCCCACACCTGCGTCAAAGGCGATCGCCACATCATCCGCCTCTGACCACCGGAGCGTTTGACCTCTCCCCTAAGTTTTCATTTTATACAACCAACACCTAGGAGGTTACCCATGTCCGTACGTTTATATGTCGGCAATTTGCCCAAAGACGTTGTTGAAAAACAAGCTCTCATTGATTTTTTTGCCGATGCTGGCGAAAACGCCACCACTAAGGTGATCAAAGACCGCAAAACTGGCAAATGCCGTGGCTTTGCCTTTGTCACCGTTCCCACCGATGAAGAAGCCGATGCTTTCATCGAAAAATACAACGGCCAGTCCTTCATGGACACCACCTTAAAGATCGAAAAGGCAATGCCCCGGGCCAAAGGTGAAGAAAAAGCAGCCGAAGCCCCTGTGAGCAAAGGTGCTGCCGGTAAGCGCAAGCGCACTGGTGGCGGTGCTACTGGAGCAAAGAAACAAACCAATTATGGTGATGCAGCTTCAGCGCAACCAGATCCTCGCTGGGCCAGCGAACTCGAAAAGCTTAAGGAAATGCTTCAACAGCAAACCGCTAACGTTTAAATCCTAAGCAACTGATTTTCCTGCTGCAGATCATGTGGCAGGATTTGTTTTGTTTATGTCTACATTTTGAAATTTAGTCGTCTATTTGATCGCCAGTTCGAGATGACGCAAGACCCAGAATTCTTTTTCATAAGGGGAGCCTGGGGAAAGACAAGGGCTCAAGCAGTCTTGAAGTGACGATTAATTGATTTTTTTAACCAACACCTTTTTCTTCGGAGGAATACAACATGGATGCAGTTACAGTGATGAAACAGGAAGTGGGGAAGGCCGCGGCTGCCCTCGTCCAATCGAATTCTGTTGTCGGCTTGGGGACAGGTTCCACCACCGCCTACGCTATCCAATACATTGGGGAGCGTCTGGCAGCGGGAGAGCTCGAAAATATTGTCGGCATTCCCACCTCTTTTCAGGCAGAAGTTTTAGCAAAACAATACCAGATCCCCCTCACCAGTTTAGATGCGGTAGAGCGCATTGATATTGCCATTGATGGGGCCGATGAAGTGGACCCCCACAAGAATCTCATTAAAGGGGGGGGCGCTGCCCACACCCGGGAAAAAGTGGTAGATGCCCTCGCAGATCAGTTTGTGGTAGTGGTCGATAGTGGCAAATTGGTCGATCGCCTAGGTTCTACGTTTCTGTTACCGGTGGAAGTGATTCCGATGGCAATCACCCCGGTCATGCGCCAACTCGAACAGTTGGGGGCCAAGGCAGAACTGCGCATGGGGATTAAAAAAGCGGGCCCGGTGGTTACCGATGAAGGTAATTTGGTCGTGGATCTTAAGTTTGAACATATAGACGATCCGGCAAGCCTCGAACAAAAGATCAACAATATCCCTGGGGTTCTAGAAAATGGCTTGTTTGTCGGGGTCGCCGATGTGATTTTAGTCGGAGAAATTATTGATGGCCAGCCCCGAGTCCGCGAAATTTCTTAAGATTTTCGGCGGTCAAAGCATGGTGATGCCTCCCCTAAGGGGAGGTTTTTTCTTGGCTTAAATCGTCTCGCTTTAGGGCTGACTGAGGAGGGAAATCGCCTGGCGGATCCACTCATCGGCATTGGGATTTTGTACCAAGAGTCCATCTTGGCTCAGGGTGGCGATCGCCTGCAAAATCTCTGTTTCCTGGTAGCCGAGGGCTAAGAGGGTTAGCTCTAGATCTTCGCGCACTGCCCCGCTGGGCTGCGGAGCCCCATCAACTGGGGTAAACTGACTACGCCACTGGCTAAGCTTATTGCGCAACTCCAAGGCTAGCCGTTCGGCGGTTTTCTTGCCAACCCCAGGCGCCTTCACGAGCTGCCGATGGTCTGCGGTGACAATCGCCTGCACCAATTCCGGGAGGGTTAAAGTATCAAGGAGGGCGATCGCCCCTTGGCTCCCAATACCACTGACACTGATCAACTGACGAAATAAATCCCGTTCCGCCCCGCTCCTAAAGCCATAGAGAAATAAGCCATCCTCCCGCTGTTGGCCGTGGACAAAAATCTGTTGCACCGTGCCAATCGAGGGGGTTAATTCTTGGGCAAAACGGCCCGGAACTTGAATTTCATAGCCGAGATCTCGGACTTCTAAAATCAAAAAAGAACGCCCCTGAAGATTTTGCTGGATGGCGATCGCCTCACCTTTCAAATAACTAAACATTACCCTCCTCCCATTGCGGCCCTGACGATTTTCCCATTCCCCCCCAGCCCCAGCAAGCCCTAAGCATTTCCATTTTTAACCAGTACGTTTAGACTATTAAGCAAGGCTTGTGACCCCTTCTTTTCCCCACAACTCCCTAACC
The nucleotide sequence above comes from [Synechococcus] sp. NIES-970. Encoded proteins:
- a CDS encoding RNA-binding protein; translation: MSVRLYVGNLPKDVVEKQALIDFFADAGENATTKVIKDRKTGKCRGFAFVTVPTDEEADAFIEKYNGQSFMDTTLKIEKAMPRAKGEEKAAEAPVSKGAAGKRKRTGGGATGAKKQTNYGDAASAQPDPRWASELEKLKEMLQQQTANV
- the rpiA gene encoding ribose 5-phosphate isomerase A; amino-acid sequence: MDAVTVMKQEVGKAAAALVQSNSVVGLGTGSTTAYAIQYIGERLAAGELENIVGIPTSFQAEVLAKQYQIPLTSLDAVERIDIAIDGADEVDPHKNLIKGGGAAHTREKVVDALADQFVVVVDSGKLVDRLGSTFLLPVEVIPMAITPVMRQLEQLGAKAELRMGIKKAGPVVTDEGNLVVDLKFEHIDDPASLEQKINNIPGVLENGLFVGVADVILVGEIIDGQPRVREIS
- the ruvA gene encoding Holliday junction DNA helicase RuvA; the encoded protein is MFSYLKGEAIAIQQNLQGRSFLILEVRDLGYEIQVPGRFAQELTPSIGTVQQIFVHGQQREDGLFLYGFRSGAERDLFRQLISVSGIGSQGAIALLDTLTLPELVQAIVTADHRQLVKAPGVGKKTAERLALELRNKLSQWRSQFTPVDGAPQPSGAVREDLELTLLALGYQETEILQAIATLSQDGLLVQNPNADEWIRQAISLLSQP